The region GATGAAACTTCCTATCCCACCAAAACACCTGCCAAGGCATATAAATGTGAGACAATGAAAAACCCAGGCCATTAGCATAATGAAACTGATGCGCTATAAATTGAGTACCTATTTGCATGCTAATTAAAAGTGAGCCCAGCACTAAGGAGGCAAGAGGGCTGTTTGTTCTGCTATGATTTTTTTTTCCTACTTGAGGGCCAATGGCTTTATTGGGCTGGCTTGGACTCATTGTGTCCCTCCCGATGCCTTTCGATTAACAAACTGGCTAACTTCGTCCAAGGTTTCATCACCTCGGCTAAAGCTTCCTTCTGGAGCACCCATCGATACGACAGTTTGCGAGTCTGTCTCTTGAGATTCAGATGCTAATTTGCCAGCCTTACTTTGGATTGCATCAGCTATCTTTCCGCCAGCCGTATCAGCGATTCTATTTGTAAATGACGCTTTTATGCTGCCACTTTTCTCACGGGCAACATCCATAGCACCAGATGCTAAATGTGAGCTAAAAGAGCCAGCAAATTTGGATGCTTGGCCCAGAGCCGCTGCTAAGCCGCCAGTTTTTGAACTTGAATTAACACTGGCAACAGAGCCTGTATCGCTTGAGCTAAGCGTTTGACCCGCAGCCTTAAAAGCGGCATGAAGCGCAGACAATCCACCAGCACTTTGCATCATGGCAGCACTTGTTGCTCCTGTCATAGCAGCGCCAGCAATACTAGCAGCGCCCATTGCGCCTCCAATACCAATACCGCTGCCACCCGAGCCACCACCTAATATAATGCCTGATAGAGCCGGTGGAATTTTATTAATGAGAACCAGCAGAAGTACGGCAACCACCAGCATGACAAACATTTCTTTCAGCATGATATTGGATGACATTGCCGCATAGTATTGATCTACAAAGGACTTTCCGATGCCAATAATCAAAATCATGGCAAATGCCTGTAATGCAATACCTAATACTGTTTTGTAGTAGTTAATCGCAATGCCTTGCGTCCAACGTCCGCCGCCAAAACCTAATAAAATGATGCCGCCATACGTTAAAATCCAGGCCGTAATTAGAATAATGAGCATATTAATACTGACTAATGCCAATATAATCAAAATAAGTCCCGCAACAATCAATCCCACAGTAGTAGCGGCTGGAGACCAGATTGATGAGCTGTCAATGGCTTTTGAGACAATATCAAAACCCACATCCACAATATCAGAAGGCGAGACATGTTCATTCATACCAGAGGCTTTTGCCGCAAGCTGGCGCATGGAATCGATGATAGCTGTTGCAAGTGCAGGCCCATTATCTAAAATCCAATAGAAAAATCCGATTACCATAAAAAAACGTATGGTTTCTGCCATAAATTCTTGAATATCTGCTTTACGCAACGCCATAAGACCATAAGTCCATACCATACTAATTAAGGCCAGCGACCAAAAAAGATAACGGGCATAGCTCAAAATAGTTTGGCTCCACATAGAAGATGTATTAGCAAAACGATATAAAATGTTATCCAGCAAATCTCTACTATCCATACGGCTTTCTGCATGGCTGCATGCTGAGAAGGCGACTAAACAGAATAGAATTAAATAAAGGGTTGTCTTTCTATACATGGTATTACCACTTCTTTCCTGAGCTTTTAGAATAATTTCCACCTCTGAAACACGCATCTCCGATTGCTTGGAGCTCTTCTTTTGTACGGTCTTCTCTGCTGCTATCACAGGTTAATGAGGCTAGATTCTCTACCTTACTTCTTGATTTAGTATCAGCCGTGTCACAGCCTGAAAGTAAACAAATTAATATCAAAAGAGGTATGCTTAAAATTTTCATTTTTTGTCCTTAAGGTTATAGTGAGTTACCATTTTTTACCTGAACTTTTATGGTAAGTACCCGCCCTAAATTGCGTATCCCCTGCAGCCTGTATAGCTTCTTTATTTGTGCTAGCGGCATCTTTTACTGCCTGCGCATTTTGTTGCGCCAATAGTAGGCCTCTTATTTGAAGTAATTGATGAGATTGGTTGCTGGCTAATTGAGAAGCTGCCTGGAGTGTTTGTTTCTGGCCAACGGCACTTTGTGCTTGAGATTGTAAAATACGTAGTTTTGCTGAATCCGTTTTTAAGCTCTGTTGTTGCTTATCAATACCTTTGAGCATGGCATCATTGGCACGCTTCTCGGCAACAGAGGCACTTAGTCTACTTTGATTAATTTTCTTAAGTTCTTCAGGTGAACACTGACCATGACCATTAAAGCAAGACGTTTTTTGGTAATATTCTTGGCTTTGAAAACGATCCAAATAGCCTTGCAGACTGCCTGCCTCCTGCTTGTAATAGTCAATTGTATTCGTTGCTTCAAGCAGGTTGTTAATGACAGCATTAGCATTATCCCATTGAAACGACGTTAATGATTTGGTGTTCTCCAACATATTATGATATTGCTGAAGCTGATTTTTATATTGATCAATTTGAGTTTTATACTCTCTAATCTGATTCACAATCATTTTCCCATTTTGAATCCAGTTCGCGATGTCAAACACAGGCGCACCACCTGCCATGATAGTTGACGACCAGAGATAAACAAGCATGATTCTAAATTTCATCCTATTCCTCTTTATTAATAAGCAAATGGCCTATAGGGTTGTTTGAAGGTTAAATCTTTCACAACAATGATATTAAAACGGTAACCCGGGCGAACGTTAATCGTGGGCGAGATATTCAGATTTTTAGAAACCAATTGCGATGTCACTTCACCTAACTGCTGTCCTAATGCCTGGCTTAAAACGCTGCCTGCAGTTGGTTGGCTGTAGCCAAACTGATTAGGCTGATTTAGATTCTGGCTGTAAGTGATACCCGCAACAATGCCGGACATCAGAAGCGCTGAGCCATAAATTCTTGCATAATGATGATTAACTTGATCACGAAATCCGGCAAGTCCTGCACTGTCGGCGCCCGGCATAGAGCCGATATCGAATGCTTTGCCGTCAGGAAACACCAATCGTTGCCAAGCCACTAATACTGAATTTTGGCCAAAACTCACCTCATTGGAATAAATACCCACTATCTTTGTTCCTTGAGGAATTAAAAGATATTTACCTGAAGCGGTGTCATAAACGTTTTGGGAAACCTGGCCGATAATTTGCCCTGGCAGTTCAGAGGTAATACCACTCATCATGACGCCTGGGATGACGCTACCTGCTCTCAGTTCATATCGGCTATTTGGGTTTTCAAGCTTTGAATTTAAATGCCAGCGCGCTTCATCTTCTTTCCCACCTAATGTGTGTGGCATCGGTTTAGTGTTTCTGCCTTGTAACAACAGAAGTTGCTCTTTAAATGCAAGTGATTTATCCGACTCGAAGGTGACATCAGGAGTGCTTAGGGATGTTTTTATAGTTTCCCGGTTATTAAGCCGTTGGTTATCCACCATAATCATTGTTTTCGCTTTGACTGCTTCTTCAAAGGCTTGTGTTTTTTCCTGGCGAATACGCTCTATTTCAGCATCAGGGATATCTTGATTAACGATCTCTTGCTTTCGAGGTAAGTTTTCTTGTCCAGGTACGGGCAGATAAACCTCTTGATTGGTTGTTACGTCATCTTGTGGCGGTATCACAGCAACTTGGTGATTTCCTATCACATCATAAGCCAAAGTCATGGTGCTTTTTCTAAGATTTTTAACCTTGGCCATCTGAACTGGATGTTCTTGTGCCATGGCTCTTTTATTGGCAACGAGCGCTATTAATATGACAAAAACAGTCAAAATACCCACAGCAATAAGCAGTGGCACATTATTGACGCGCTTTACACCGATTGGCTTAAGCTTTTGCGGTGAGTAGTCCTTTGATAGCAATTGAGTATCTTGGTCCATCTGTTTTACTCCTTATGAGACCATGCGCTGACAGGGAGAAGTTTTTTGTTTGTTTGAGCATAAACCTTACTGAGCGTCTGTGAGCCGATATAAAGGCTGGTTCGATAAAGGTTGCGTGGCTCAATTTCATCAACCACATAGAACAAATTGGCTTTCTGCTTTGGACAATTCGTTTCAATCACGCCATACCCTTTCTTTCGCAGTTCGTACATTAGGTTCATGCCGAAGGCGTCCTTTACCTTTTGATTAATACAAAACGTATGTTGAGCAGGCGGATAGACCTGTCTTAATTGAGCTACCGCGTCTTGCGCCAGATAAGCATCTCGACTTTGAGAAACGGGTGTAAAATTCCCATAACGTATGCCAGTACAACTTGAAAGCATCACAGCAAGCCATAAAATACATAATTGCCTCATCATGCGCACCTCGTAATGGTAATTTTTTCTTGTGCTCGTCCACTTCCAACAACTAGGATGGCCTTATCAAAAACGCTATCAACGATGTAGCGGCAACCTTGCAGACGATAATTCACCATGACGGTTTCTGATTTTTGGAATAAGCCACGGCTCCTTAAAACCAATAACGCAGGCGCTTCGCTTTGAGCGATAGCGCGAGGCATCTCAATAATGGTTTTTACGCCATTGTTATAAACTCGAACTGGCTTAAATCGTGCCTTGCCATCAATTCGGTAGTTAAAGTTAAGACTGCCGAAGTACTCATTGATTTCTGGCAAGGTATTCTCTTTGCGTCTTTCTGCCTGAATTTGCTGAATTAAACGCCATTTCGCTTTTGCATCGTCAGGATAAATAAAAGAGACGTAAGGCATAAATTCAGAGCGATCTGACTTTAATCTAAAATGATAGGTTCTTCTGTCTGTGGTCACGACTAATGAAGAATCAAGATCAACATCTTTAGGCTTAATGAGTAGATGGATTTGTTGAGTGGCGCCTGCGCCGGTAATAGATGGCTCGATGATAAAGCGTGGATCGCCCACATTAATATCATTCAACTGCTCGCCTGATTGCAGAGCAATATCACAAACCTGCAAAGGGGCACAGACCACTCTGATTTGTCCTGAGCCATAAATAAAACTTACCGAGCCATCGGAAGAAGCGAAGGGTTTACTGGTTTTATCTCCCTTTTGCCAACGCGCTGCAATGTCTAAAGCCTGTTTTTCTTGGTGTGTGAGCTTGGGATCGCTATCAGAAAAATAACGATTCGCAAGTTCCTTATTATCTAGAGCAAAACTGGCCAAGGGCATCAGTAGACAAAATGAGAGCATTCTTTTTTTCATGTGTTTTCTCCATGCTTTAATTCATATGACCAGTTAAAATCGCGAACATAAATTAAGTGAGGGTTCTTCAAAATAGACGCATTAGAAACATCATTCAGTTCGTTATCTTGATACATCGTGAGCATGGCTTTCATCTTGTAAGGCTTTTCTTTAAGCGTTCCGTCGCGATTTCTCACCGTTTCAACCCAATCAACCTGCCAAGTTTCATCAGACTCCTTAAGCACTGAGCGAATTTCAATACTGACAAGCTCATGCCTTGCTCTTTCAAACGGATTAGATTGTTGTTTATCGTTATAAAAATCCTGAACTTTGGCGAGTGCTGCATCATTAGAATTTAAATAGGAATA is a window of Legionella busanensis DNA encoding:
- the trbL gene encoding P-type conjugative transfer protein TrbL; protein product: MYRKTTLYLILFCLVAFSACSHAESRMDSRDLLDNILYRFANTSSMWSQTILSYARYLFWSLALISMVWTYGLMALRKADIQEFMAETIRFFMVIGFFYWILDNGPALATAIIDSMRQLAAKASGMNEHVSPSDIVDVGFDIVSKAIDSSSIWSPAATTVGLIVAGLILIILALVSINMLIILITAWILTYGGIILLGFGGGRWTQGIAINYYKTVLGIALQAFAMILIIGIGKSFVDQYYAAMSSNIMLKEMFVMLVVAVLLLVLINKIPPALSGIILGGGSGGSGIGIGGAMGAASIAGAAMTGATSAAMMQSAGGLSALHAAFKAAGQTLSSSDTGSVASVNSSSKTGGLAAALGQASKFAGSFSSHLASGAMDVAREKSGSIKASFTNRIADTAGGKIADAIQSKAGKLASESQETDSQTVVSMGAPEGSFSRGDETLDEVSQFVNRKASGGTQ
- the trbJ gene encoding P-type conjugative transfer protein TrbJ — translated: MKFRIMLVYLWSSTIMAGGAPVFDIANWIQNGKMIVNQIREYKTQIDQYKNQLQQYHNMLENTKSLTSFQWDNANAVINNLLEATNTIDYYKQEAGSLQGYLDRFQSQEYYQKTSCFNGHGQCSPEELKKINQSRLSASVAEKRANDAMLKGIDKQQQSLKTDSAKLRILQSQAQSAVGQKQTLQAASQLASNQSHQLLQIRGLLLAQQNAQAVKDAASTNKEAIQAAGDTQFRAGTYHKSSGKKW
- a CDS encoding TrbI/VirB10 family protein; the encoded protein is MDQDTQLLSKDYSPQKLKPIGVKRVNNVPLLIAVGILTVFVILIALVANKRAMAQEHPVQMAKVKNLRKSTMTLAYDVIGNHQVAVIPPQDDVTTNQEVYLPVPGQENLPRKQEIVNQDIPDAEIERIRQEKTQAFEEAVKAKTMIMVDNQRLNNRETIKTSLSTPDVTFESDKSLAFKEQLLLLQGRNTKPMPHTLGGKEDEARWHLNSKLENPNSRYELRAGSVIPGVMMSGITSELPGQIIGQVSQNVYDTASGKYLLIPQGTKIVGIYSNEVSFGQNSVLVAWQRLVFPDGKAFDIGSMPGADSAGLAGFRDQVNHHYARIYGSALLMSGIVAGITYSQNLNQPNQFGYSQPTAGSVLSQALGQQLGEVTSQLVSKNLNISPTINVRPGYRFNIIVVKDLTFKQPYRPFAY
- a CDS encoding conjugal transfer protein TrbH, translated to MRQLCILWLAVMLSSCTGIRYGNFTPVSQSRDAYLAQDAVAQLRQVYPPAQHTFCINQKVKDAFGMNLMYELRKKGYGVIETNCPKQKANLFYVVDEIEPRNLYRTSLYIGSQTLSKVYAQTNKKLLPVSAWSHKE
- the trbG gene encoding P-type conjugative transfer protein TrbG, which encodes MKKRMLSFCLLMPLASFALDNKELANRYFSDSDPKLTHQEKQALDIAARWQKGDKTSKPFASSDGSVSFIYGSGQIRVVCAPLQVCDIALQSGEQLNDINVGDPRFIIEPSITGAGATQQIHLLIKPKDVDLDSSLVVTTDRRTYHFRLKSDRSEFMPYVSFIYPDDAKAKWRLIQQIQAERRKENTLPEINEYFGSLNFNYRIDGKARFKPVRVYNNGVKTIIEMPRAIAQSEAPALLVLRSRGLFQKSETVMVNYRLQGCRYIVDSVFDKAILVVGSGRAQEKITITRCA